The DNA window CTACATCGAACGCATAGTAGAAATTACTTTTGCAGACATGCTACATAACCCTAGCAGGCTCGCCCAAATTCGATCTCAGAAGTTCAAATGTTACAAATGATAAGACTCGTATTTACATACCAGATATTAAAGGCATTGGTTAAGCCATTTTCCGAGGCTTCTTAAGAAgtactttttgaaattcagatatgcaacaaaacttctcAACCCCCAATATTTTCTTACCACCGTAAGTGAAATATCTACAGAAAGAGAGCATATAAGCATCTCAAATTCCACGACGAGACAAGCAACCTATCCTTGAAGCTATACGAGTCTCCATATATTAGATTTGACAAACTTGAATTCCACCAGGAAGTACTGAATTCATCTCTGTAGCCAGAAAACTACATCAATGGACTCGAGGTACTCTGAGTATAAATTGAGAATAGTTGGAAGTTGTCtttgtttgaaattttgtcCGGCGTGCATCAGAATTCTCGAGCGCACCCAGGTCGAATCTAGCAATGATAGTTTCCACAGAACACGCATACCAGAAGCTTGAATTCGGGGAGAACACATAAATATTCTCTATAGCCTTCTACTGGTGACCTGCCTTCCCCCTGAAAAGACGTTTTGGAGCAAAAACGCGGCGACTTCAAAAGTACTTTTTACTAAattcagatgtgcaacaagaCCAACTAACCGACTGAGTATACATAGTGTTTAATCAACGTGAAAAATAGAATAGCCTCTCGTAGGAGGAAGTCAAGAAGCTCAAAATCAGCCAGGTAGTAGGAATCCCACCTCTGCAACGTACCATCTCCTTAGTACAAAAGTGATTTTAGCTAAAAACCCAACCTCCTAAAAAGTACTTTTTCGCAAAtttagatatgcaacaataCTTCTTTACTTCTCGATTTCCTGCCGGGTTGTAGTCAGATGAATGGAGAGGACAACGGGccatattgaaataattgtGCAGCTTTTGAACGGATAGTTAAATAGGTATGATCTATTCTGAAGATTACGTAGGTTGTATTCGCCCATGGCATTAACCATGAGGGTGAGtatatttgaagatgatgcttGATCAGTATGATAATTGCCCGGAATGAGCTTTCATTGTTTACTTTTCACTTGAAGATGTACATTTCCAGAGCGCGACCGACCGCTTGTTTGTGAAATGCTAATGCCAGATTGTAGGCCTATCGGGAGCATGGTGAGATATTCTTACTGACAGCAAAACTTCAGAGACGTGTAGGCCTGAAAGCAATTCTCataatattttcttcaagTACAGTATCAACGTTCCAGATTAATCCATAATATTGACACAACCAGAGACATACCTTGTGTTGACTACTTCTCGCTTGAGAGCGACAAACACTTGAAGGATGAGATAAATGTAACTTTCTCACAAGTGCGTAATCTCCACTGACACACAAGGGAAGTATATTGTTCGCCGATATGCCAAAGTAATATTTTGGCTAATTTGGGGGTTCGGCTTGTAAATGTAACACTGGACGGCACATACTGCCAAGAGGGTAGTATCGAACGGAATATTGAGGGTAAGATAAACCAGTTCTTTTGCCCAGCAAAGTACATCATCATATACTTATATTCCGATGGTAATTCGGATACCTCGGACAAGTTGAGATACAGTGAGTGAGgtatcttttgattttggcgGAAGAGTCCAGATTTCGGTACCACGAATGATTCCCGGCGacagcaaaagaaagaaacgtATGTCAATTTCCCTAACAATTTTCTTGcatcaaaaaaatacaaatagtCAGGTGTCAAGTATCGACAGGCTCCCTTTAAAGATTCCGTGGCGTTTGCTTGTGCAAGTGATGGTTATTttatcttttgttgcatatctgaaagTTCATCGGAATTATAGCAACGGAGATGGATTGCTGAGTTGAGCTTGGTACAGTGTCTAGAGTATGAAATTCACACGAAATTGATGGTTGAGGACGGTTAGTGTGATTCTAGATCGCTGGTGTGCTGGCTGCCGGGGAATGCTGAACGTTGTGGTTGTTCCGCCAGCCATGTTGGCTACAACATGAGATCAAGTCGCACAGCGGTACACAATACAGTACATTATTGACATATCATGTTCACGATGAGAAGTCGTGACCTGACTTAAAGCCCGGTAAAAGCTGCAGATACCGCACTTTCAGATGTTCGTTGAAAGTCTAAACCTATGGCTAGGTAGATCCTTAGATACTTGAGGGGAAATGACCAGAAAACTGACGCCAATCCATTACAGGAGCACTCTTGTACATAATATTAAACTTTTAGTAAATACCAAGCATTTTTGTGGTAAAACCGTGAGTGAACTGTTACATTCGGATTGAGTTCGTTGGTGATCGATGCATCAATTCTCTGACTTGTCGACATTTGCGTTGATTAGCTTTCCATGGCTACACAAATGCATATCGAACGCGTGTTAATTGATGTACGGAGGTCTACAACGAACCTAGACCTGTGGGTAGCCCAGTGCATTATCGTACCGGTATTTCGAGATTCGCATCGCAACACGCGCTCTGTATCATGCATCTGTACTTCGGCATGATATGTACTTTACTTGTGCATCATTGCCATTCATGTACTCGTATCCTCATCAGTGTTCTCCCCGCTATTGACAAGATCCGCATAACTGGCCATTTCGGTGTTCAACAGATTCGGATCGAGGAGCCTTGGATGTCATTATCAAGACCACCAGTGGACGTCAGTCAGACCTAGGCCACTTCTCGCCCAGAAATGACATCGACTGGACCCCTTAATCAATAAACCGCCAGAGAGGTACCCTTTTGTATGTCAAGACTTCTTGAGAACGCAAGGGCCCGTTGATTGCCGACGGATCAAAACCGAATATAATGACTAAACCGCCAACGACTTTAAGATAGACAAATTTCATTATCAACcgatttaataatttattgtCTAGAAGTAATAAATCCTTTGTGTGAAATGCTTTGTTTTGTGGTGAGACCTTATCTTTGCTCCTTGAGAAGAAATTCCGATAAACAGGTGAAGCGAAAGCGGAGTCAGAGCgccaaaaataaataatttggGGTTTCCCGCAAAGACAACTCGAAAGACTCATTCCACCAATTCCACGGCCTTTATGTATTCTATGAATCTGCGAGTGGCTTGCTATTGATTATTCGGATCCGAAATCATTTTGCCCCCGGTACCATCTATATCGAAGTCTTATATCAACCTCAATTCGAGGTTTCTTCAGACTCCACACAGTGACTCAAGGACGAGAACAATGTCTGCCTCTCTCCCAGGCAATCGAGAATTACCCGCTTCCCAGTATGATCTCAGCACATACTGGGGACGAGTGATGCATTCTGCGGCCATTTCAGACCCTAGGTGAGGAGGAATTTGTTGTGTGTTTCCACCAAAAAGGTGCCCACACTTTCTTTCACAGACACTCCATCATGGCCGTTGTGAGGTATGCAATAGTATATGCTGACGATGAAATAGAACATTGTTGGTAAACAGTGCCGGATTGGAGCATGCGAAAAGTCTCATTTCGAGTTACAAACAGGGGAAGATTCATGAGATGACTCCGGAGTTATGGAATGCGAAAAAGATTGTCGATTCAACATTACATCCAGGTACGTGAGATTCCGCAAAAGTACTGACTGGATGGAAGGCTCATATTACTAGATACTGGCTCTCCAGTTTTCCTTCCATTTCGAATGTCATGCTTCGTTTTATCAAACTTGGTAGTCACAGCAGGAATGCTTACACCAGGATTGGGAGTAAGCTCTTCCAGAAGCTCTATAGAGATATCCCATTGCTGACAGCTGGCAGACGACAGGAACATTGTTATGGCAAATTACAAATCAGTCTCTTAACGTGGCTATCAACAATGCCAACGCCAACAAATCCACACCTCTCTCAACCTCAAAAATTGCACAATCTTACTTTCTCGCAGTCGGAGCTTCCTGCTCTGTTGCACTTGGTCTCAATGCTCTTGTTCCAAGATTAAAGAAAGTTAGCCCAGGCACCAAGATGATTCTTGGAAGATTGGTACCATTCGCTGCCGTTGCAAGTGCTGGAGCATTGAATGTTTTCTTGATgcgaggagaagaaattagaaaaggcATTGATGTCTATCCAGTTCTATCAGAATCGGATAAGGTAAAGCTTGCAGCAGAGGGTAAATCTGAATCCGAGGTTGCTTCATTGggcaagagcaagaaagcAGCCACTATTGCCGTCTCGGAGACAGCTATCAGTCGAGTTTTGAACAGTTCTCCAATTATGGTGATTCCAGCTTTAATTTTGGTGAGATTACAGAAGAAGCAGTTTCTCATTAGAAATCCTAGACTCACACTACCAATCAATCTGGGTCTTATTCTTGGTACTAGTCTGTTCGCTTTACCTCTAGCTCTAGCAGCCTTCCCTCAACGCCAAAGCGTAGATGCATCAACGTTAGAGGAGGAATTCTGGGGCAAGGGCGGAGAGGGTGGAAAGGTGGTTTTCAACAGAGGAATATGAAGACATCATTGAATGACTCGAATTTTACATTTCCAAGACATAATTCGGCTTTGTTCAACCACTATCTCCAAAGGTCCATTATGCGGCTCGAGTTCTATTTTAACCCCACCGAGAGATCTACTGGCGGGATATTGATTAAAGAAAGCATAGAGCATGGCGTTCATGGCTGCACCGCGCAGAATCCCAATACCAATAGATGACAACACAAATAACacataaatcaaaattcagCCGTGGCTGTACAAGTTTTTCGCTTCTCACCCCTTCTTGAAATAAGTATCTCGTGGCACGTGACTATCGACTCCAAGACCAGCGGGATCCCCTTGTGCGTCGATCACACATCCCGCACGACCATTAAATTGGTTCATGAGCACggatttttatatctatatcgCAGCCGTTCTCTCTAGAATTGTTTCGGACATTCATTCGAAACTCAAACTCATGTGAGTACAGCAAGTAATCTTTTCTGTTCGCGTCTATCCCGAGAAACAAGTTGCAATGATGATCCCTCCATACCTCGCCTATGACAATTGCCACTTAAGATAAAGAAGATCGAGGGGGGGGTTTTATCAAGCGGATGATTTACGAAGTAGAACAATGGATGGAAATTCTAGTGGCAACAACTGTCCagaaaagtaaaaaagaTTGAACCAGTTTGGAATCTGGatggatgaaaagaaatactgCGTGATGCAAAAATAACTTCTATTACTCTTATGGGCTTAAGGATTTTCTCAATctaacatatatatatatatatatatatattccaataaTGTGACCGTGTTGGCTTTCCTTGGGCTGAGTTTTTCTGAGCAGTGGGCTTGTGcgattgtttttttttttctttctttctttgtgaAGCGTGATGACAGGACTTATTAGACTTGGATCATGCATCCATCAAGTCAATCAAAGTGAGAATAATGGGGGGTTGGTTGCACTGATAAAGGATTGGCCAGCATGAATGAATCGGAAGGCTTTTGGATGAATTCAAGGGGGGGCTACCGGCTTTTCTCAGAAGTGTTTtgagtgatgtgatgtgatgtgagtgACTAGATGTGTGAATGGAAGGGCTTTCTTCCCCACAGAAAAAGTCCTAATGTTCTCGGGGTAGGTAAGATGGCTAGATGGCCAGATGGCTAAGATTACTCGTGGCATGCAGAAAGGGCTTGCAAGTTGCAGCCCGCACCGTACctagtatgtatgtacctaggtatatttgagaatggagaggTCGCTCGCTATCCCGCATCATGACAGGACGTGTGATACaggggagagggaaggggagagggaaggggaaggggaaggggaagggggagggggagggaaggggaaataaaaataaaaataaaaatggaaatggaaatggaaatggcgGATAAACCATCTCCATACTTATTAGGTGTATACACATGATAGTAGCGTGAAAGGGTTAACTCTCTTGGGACACAAGCTTTGCGACTTGGAAGAACCGGAATGGCAAGGaggggaatgaatgatacGTACTTTGTGAGTCGGATGTGGGTGTATGTGGAGGAAGACCaatacatacctacacaAAGAGTGAACGGGTGAGAAAAACACCACCTGCTTATTACTATCTAGGGCGCGAGGGACATGTGTAGATCAGATAGATCACAGCAGGTATTATAACAAGAGAGGTCAATTACATGTCAACGAGTCAATGGTATCAATTAATACACTCCACGGTTCGACCTCATTTTCTCCATGTCTACTAAAGAATCCCTCCCTCAATCACGAGCGGGCGAGTGAAGTGAGCGAGTGAATCGAGATACGTCCCTCCCTAGTCTTCCTCGTCCGGAGCAGGCACAATCCATCATTTGATAGAGACGGGCCAGAAACAGGCACTTTTCTTTGACCATTCATTGGACGGCTCAAGATGTGGTCGTTTTTCATGGCGAAAAAACGAGGGAAGAAATGATGCAGcaggagagggagagggagagggagagggagagaaggagaacaagagagaaggaaagtgGACCAATGGGACCTTCGTCATGTTCATCGATCCAACGTGCAGTTATCATTATACTTTGACGAGTACAGTAGTCGCAGGATTAGCAGGAATAGTcgtagtaatagtaataatagtaataaatagTACGAGTAGTGTAGTGTAGCAGTGGAACAAACCAAAAGAATTCACCACCCAACCCAAATCAATTCCTTTACTGGAAAATCATACCTGCTAGTCATAAGCGATCTTGAACCACCCGCAAGAAACCCCAGTGCCATCAGGTTCAGAAAACTCGAAAGAAGTTcttatttctaattctcgcAGAACAACCCAACTGTATTGGAGAAATTCAACAAGATTTGCTTGCATTTGGAATATTAACTCTCCAAAACCGCCTCTCACGTCAATACAATCAACTCTCTTTCGAGAAATGTCGCGTATCTGACATTTCGAACCCAGCGCGATACGGTcggaaagatagaaagaattACCTTTGACCATCACCCATCATCCACTTCCAACGTCAACCGTCAACTCCTTCATACATCATCGCgcattcattcttcaagacAGCGTTCAACTCATACTCTACAATATTACGCTCGATGGTCTGATCCTTCTGATCTCGAGAATTCGTCTTAATCATCCAAATACTTCAAGAAGTTGGACGTGATAAAGTCTGAGCCCACCCCAGGGTCGAAACGATTACTTCCTGCCATTGTGCCATGTCGACTCCATCGACGTTACCTCCCCATCATCCCAATTACGGATACTCACACCATCagaattatcaatcaaaccacCAGTATCGGGCGAGCAATAGCCTGTTGAACGGAAATAGCCGTCTGGGCACCTCCTACACCCTTCCGACCAACTCGTCGAGTAATAGCACGTCGTCGAGTGTAGCTCCTCCTCCAAAGTTGACTCAAATACCCTCGCACCCTGCGAAACCCGAGTCTAAAAAGTCTCCAAAAAAGCCCGCAGCCATGGTTTCTACCTCATCGCAAGCGCCTCCCCCGCACAAGAAACAAAGATCGAAGGAGAGACAGCCAGACTGGGATAAATTCTACGAGAATGGTTTACCCAAAGAGGTAATTGTCATCGATAGTTCTGAATCCCCAGAACCATCGTTGGGCATTTCCTCGCATATTCAAGCCAATAATTCTGTCGTGGCAGCGACTAATGGCCATGcggcgaagaagagaaaacgCAATGATGCATATGATCCCGTATACCAACTTGACCCCTCGATCGATCCGAGTCCACACTACAAATCAGAATCGGGTTCTGGTTCCACGATATCCACCGATCGCACAACATCAGCAATTCATACAACCGCCGCTACATCCCTTGGTTCACATTCATCTAATGGGCAAAATGGGTACGAGGCTGCAGAAGCTATAGggcagaagaggaaaaggacCAATACTCGGTTGCAGATTGCCAATGAAGCCAAGAggaaagaattagaaatcaaTGGGGATGCATTTACCAACTACATACCACCTCCTAAGCCTCCAATAAAATCTCGCGATGTCCCAGTACGACCGATTGCGGATGTAAGTCTTGCTACTTCCCACAGTACGATCGAAAGCTAACATATGTGGAAGAACTCTTATACCAAGAATACCAAAATCGACGATGACGACGGACATTATATTGTCGTTCCAGAAACGAATCTAACAGCACAATGTAAGTTTCCATGGGTCAATCCAGTACCTTCTACAGACTAATAAGAAATCAGACCAGGTTCAAAAATTACTTGGTCAAGGAACCTTTGGAAAGGTTGTACAAGCTaaagatcttcaaaatgataaATGTGTTGCTATCAAGATCATTCGCTCTGTGCAGAAATATCGGGATGCTTCGAAAATCGAGTTACGAGTCCTCTCAACACTCAAAGCAAATGATCGTGAGAACCGGAACAGATGTATACATCTACGGGATTGTTTCGATTACAGAGGTCATATATGTATAGTCATGGATCTTTTGGGGCAGAGTGTGTTCGATTTCTTGAAGGGCAATTCCTTCGTACCCTTTCCCAATTCTCAGATTCAACATTTTGCGCGACAGTTATTTACGAGCGTTGCCTGTAAGTATCTCGCCGTCAATTAAAAGCCACGGGCTAACATTGGACCAGTTCTCCACGACTTAAACTTAATCCACACAGATCTCAAGCCGGAGAATATCTTATTATGCAACAGTGCATATCAAGCTTTTACATACAGCCGCaaaattccttcttcttcaagtacAGTCACCCGGCAAGCGGCACAGCGGAAAGTTCTTCTGGATACAGAAATTCGACTCATTGATTTTGGTTCCGCAACCTTTCAGGATGAATATCACTCATCTGTCGTATCCACACGACACTACCGAGCTCCTGAGATTATTCTTGGTCTGGGTTGGTCTTTCCCATGCGATATCTGGAGTATTGGATGCATACTTGTCGAATTCTTCACGGGAGACGCCCTTTTCCAAACACACGACAATCTGGAGCATTTGGCCATGATGGAAGCCGTAGTCGATAAAAAAATAGATAGCCATCTCGTTCAACAAGTCAACACCATGGCAAAACGAAATGGAGGAAATCCAGCACAAAAGTGAGTGATCCATAATCTTCCTTGGAGAGTATATATACTGACGTAATTTTTTCAGATATTTCAAGCGCTTAAGACTTGAATACCCATCTGCTGACACCACAAGGGCTTCACGGAGATTTGTGAAGGCGATGAAACCCTTACATGTAAGTTATTCCAAATATCCCTTAGCAACCATTACTAATAAAATTATAGGAAATCATTAAGGATCAGTCGAAATTTAGCAAGAATTTCCTGGATCTACTGAGAAAGATATTTGTCTATGATCCAAACGAACGTATTACAGCCAAGGAGGCGCTTCAACACCCGTGGTTTAAGGAAGCCGCAACAGCAGATGATGGTACGGAAGCAGCGAAAATTAGACTACAGAGGCAAAGCGGAACATTTGTAGCGCCACAGAGGCATCATTGAGCGATTAATGAACGATGACGGCGTACATGGCATGGAGCATGGGGATATCTTTTTACTCTACACTATTTGTTTAGTTTAGCAGCGGATCGCGGTGGTAATGacttttgtattattttacATAAATATTCTGCTCCCAGAAACAATCTGGGCGTCTTGATTACTTTCAGAAAATAGACACAGGATGGAGTTCTAGCATGTTAGCACTCAACTTATTATAATGTTGGGAGCATCGTTGGTTTCAAAATGAATTTCATCACATAggtttttaataaataccTAGTACATAACACCATTTGGAGGTTTACTTTTCTCGAGTGTTTTTGAGTGAAGATTATTAGAGTGCATGCTAGAATATAGGTTTTGTTCACAGccaagtttttgatattgaatgctATATGATGCGGTCTCGGCCACCGTAAATTTTATGAAATCCGTCATAATTTTCTACCAGTACCTACATTTATTTGATCATCAATTCTGTAACTGCAACAAGAATATGAAGTGAACATTTGCTTCCAGCTTAATGCAGAAATTCCCATCCATTACAAGATTGAATCTCAAATACAGATTTCAAGGTCTTAGAAAATCACTTCACGAAGCACTGAAAACTTTCCCAAGAAAAGAGGGGTACAGTTTTCCTCCACATCCAGCAAGATTATCTCCCTTGCCTACTCAATATATTTTAGAGAACAACGACAATCTCAGAGATCCTCCAGAATTATCTCACGCGCTTCCGAATGCTGTGAATGGAAAGCGGTTTCTTATTCTCAAAGAAAATCCGGGGAATGTATATCGCAACGCAAAATACAGGAAACCATTGATCAATAGTAGAAACCGCCTTCAACGACCAGGAGATTTAACCAAAATGCGCAATTATATCCAATTCCTCACAACTCCCACGGTGGATACGCCTGGGACTACATTACTTCTACATTTCGATAacaaaagatattttattGGAAATATTGCAGAGGGGACTCAAAGAGCATGTGTGCAAGGCAAGGTCGGATTGATGAAAGTTGGGGAGGTTTTCATGACTGGAAAGGTGGACTGGGCTTCGACTGGAGGAATGTTGGGTATGATTTTGACGTTGGCAGATGCGACAAGTACTTCAAGAGAGGCACAATTCCAAGTTGCAAATGCGAAATCGCAAAAGAAGGGAGCACGCGCTGAGAAACCCGAAAAGGCctttttgaatatacatGGAGGGGAAAACTTGACTCATCTACTTGCGACGGCTAGGAGATTTGTCTTCAGAAATGGGATGCCGTTATATACAAACGAATATCGACCGGACAGAGAACAGAGAGCGAATTGGGACCCTTCGTGGAGTGATGAAAATATCAAGGTCTGGGCTATGGCTATTAAATCAGAAGGAACTGCGAAACGTCGTGGGAAAAGAAGTCACGATGAGTTTTCGGATGATTCTCCGGACGGATCTCTTGCCGAAAAGAGCAAGGAGCTTGAGCTTAAGGAAGCCCAAGAACTCAGAGATAAAGAGGATAATGAACATCAAATACGAAAGTCTGTCGTATCTTCTATGTTCGATTCTGATTGGAAGTTAGATACTTTGTACTCCATGAAGCTCAAGGATGTCAAAATGCCTGCTGCCATCTTTGTTAGAAACTCAGATGGTAAAATACAAAGATATCAAGGACCTAAACCCGGAGGAGATCAGGAAGTTCCCGATATTGAAGTCCTTACCCGGAGACCTTGGCCAGGAGCACTGGTCGAATCTTTACCTCCGACTAAACCTTCTACCAGTTCAGTCTCATATATCATCAAGAACCATACTCAGCGTGGAAAGTTCAATCCCAAGGAAGCCGAGAGATTGAATGTCCAGAAAGGTGCTGATTATCGGACTTTGGCTGCAGGAAGAAGTGTGATTGCAACTGACGGTACCACTGTCACTCCAGAACAAGTTTTGGGAGTTAGTAAAGAAGGTACCGGAGTTGCAGTTCTTGAAATACCTGATGCCTCTTATATTAAGGGGTTGTTTGCAcgtgaagaatggaaagcaAAAGAGGTCATGGCAGGAGTTGAATCAATAATATGGATTCTGGGTCCTGGCGTTTTAGCTGACCCCAGGATACTAGAATTCATGGAAGAGCGCAAAGAATTTACTCACATCGTCTCCTCCCCAGATAATTGCCCAAATTATCTTGCATTCAGCTCGGCCGCAGCGCAAGCTATTCGTTTACATCTCCTCGACTCCGAACGTTTCCCAATTCCCGCATTCAGTAATGCATCCGAGCCACCATCCCAACCTGTACCATATCTAAAGGCAAAATTAGGGAAAACAATACTACTGGAACCAAAATTCGAGATTCAAGATGACAAGTGCACTCCTTATCTTGATACTGCGCAGGTGGTAGAGGAAGCAGATCCTGAAGTTCTTGCTTTAGCAAACGAAGCTAGGAAAGAGGTTATGAGTCCAGAGTATCAAGCAAAGCTTGATGAAGTTCAAAAGGATATACCATGCAAGGATGCAGAAGTCATTACTCTTGGAACTGGCTCGGCTTTACCTTCCAAATATCGAAATGTTTCAGCTACCTTGCTTCGAATTCCAGAATACGGCAATTACTTATTTGACGCTGGTGAGAATACACTTGGTCAACTGAAGAGAGTATTTGGCAAAGATCTACCAGGTGTACTTTCG is part of the Botrytis cinerea B05.10 chromosome 10, complete sequence genome and encodes:
- the Bcfsf1 gene encoding Bcfsf1; the encoded protein is MSASLPGNRELPASQYDLSTYWGRVMHSAAISDPRTLLVNSAGLEHAKSLISSYKQGKIHEMTPELWNAKKIVDSTLHPDTGSPVFLPFRMSCFVLSNLVVTAGMLTPGLGTTGTLLWQITNQSLNVAINNANANKSTPLSTSKIAQSYFLAVGASCSVALGLNALVPRLKKVSPGTKMILGRLVPFAAVASAGALNVFLMRGEEIRKGIDVYPVLSESDKVKLAAEGKSESEVASLGKSKKAATIAVSETAISRVLNSSPIMVIPALILVRLQKKQFLIRNPRLTLPINLGLILGTSLFALPLALAAFPQRQSVDASTLEEEFWGKGGEGGKVVFNRGI
- the Bctrz1 gene encoding Bctrz1 → MQKFPSITRLNLKYRFQGLRKSLHEALKTFPRKEGYSFPPHPARLSPLPTQYILENNDNLRDPPELSHALPNAVNGKRFLILKENPGNVYRNAKYRKPLINSRNRLQRPGDLTKMRNYIQFLTTPTVDTPGTTLLLHFDNKRYFIGNIAEGTQRACVQGKVGLMKVGEVFMTGKVDWASTGGMLGMILTLADATSTSREAQFQVANAKSQKKGARAEKPEKAFLNIHGGENLTHLLATARRFVFRNGMPLYTNEYRPDREQRANWDPSWSDENIKVWAMAIKSEGTAKRRGKRSHDEFSDDSPDGSLAEKSKELELKEAQELRDKEDNEHQIRKSVVSSMFDSDWKLDTLYSMKLKDVKMPAAIFVRNSDGKIQRYQGPKPGGDQEVPDIEVLTRRPWPGALVESLPPTKPSTSSVSYIIKNHTQRGKFNPKEAERLNVQKGADYRTLAAGRSVIATDGTTVTPEQVLGVSKEGTGVAVLEIPDASYIKGLFAREEWKAKEVMAGVESIIWILGPGVLADPRILEFMEERKEFTHIVSSPDNCPNYLAFSSAAAQAIRLHLLDSERFPIPAFSNASEPPSQPVPYLKAKLGKTILLEPKFEIQDDKCTPYLDTAQVVEEADPEVLALANEARKEVMSPEYQAKLDEVQKDIPCKDAEVITLGTGSALPSKYRNVSATLLRIPEYGNYLFDAGENTLGQLKRVFGKDLPGVLSNLKAIWISHLHADHHLGTTSVIKAWHEETSKNEATRNNKLAVASDHGMIHWLTEYSEVENYGFERLELVEMTPAVNGLYEEFTPEKTEAFGLSSIEACQVSHCHGALAVALNFPNGFKVAYSGDCRPSQDFVRIGKGATLLIHEATFDDELQGDAIAKKHSTTSEAMNIGKGMGARRILLTHFSQRYQKIPVMDSEVTDQVSIVAFDYMKVKISDFSKIAAFRPALLKLYEEKE